The Halovivax ruber XH-70 genome includes the window GACCTCGACGACGGCGTCGGGGACGAGCGACTCCCAGTCGCCGTCGTCGATCATGCGCCCGCGCACCTCACTCCCTTCGAGGACGTGGCGATCGTACATGGGCGACTGGCGAACCTCGACGCCGGCCTCGCGGAAGAGCTGGATGACGAGGGGGTTGTTGGCGTATGCGACGTCGAAGTCGGGGCTCATGCTCTCGACGTGGCTCACCCAGACGGCGTTGCGGTCTAAGTCCTCGATGGGGACCGCGTAGGTGACCAGGTCGAGGTCGGCGAGGCTCTTCGTGATCATCATGATGCGCTCGCCGGCGGTGAAGGGGTTTCGCGTCGAGTGCGAGGCATCGGCACTTCCGATACCCAGGACGAGTTCGTCGACGTCGTCGGCGATGCGTTCCACGACGCTGTAGTGACCGTCGTGAAACGGTTGGAACCGGCCGATGTAGATGCCCCGCGTCATACAAGATTCACGTTAGATAATCACATAAATGTGCCGAGATTGAGATGGAGGCTGCCATAAAACACCAGTTAAAATTATGATTCAGGATAGACAGTCTTTTCAAGTTCCCAACTATCGGCTAACGTAGGTAAGCCAAGTGACCAACCAGATCCGGAGATACTAAGGTTTACTCCGCCCGGGAACCCAGCGGTATAGGTATGTTCATAATGCGTTTTTACTCCAAATCTGGAATCGTTTGTTTCACGTACCAATTCAGTTTGGAGATTTACAATGAAATCGTCATGCTGTATGTTCCCATCCCAGCCATCATATTTGATTAGCGCCCCAACCCCGTAATAGTTATAAGTGTCATATTCAATTTCTAAATGATTTGAATGCTCTCCGTGTACGCCCATCCACACATTGTCCTCCGTCATATCAGGTGAAGCCCATTTATTGTGATCCCAAGTTGCGCCAATTGCATCATCAACAAAGTACGC containing:
- a CDS encoding nicotinamide-nucleotide adenylyltransferase, encoding MTRGIYIGRFQPFHDGHYSVVERIADDVDELVLGIGSADASHSTRNPFTAGERIMMITKSLADLDLVTYAVPIEDLDRNAVWVSHVESMSPDFDVAYANNPLVIQLFREAGVEVRQSPMYDRHVLEGSEVRGRMIDDGDWESLVPDAVVEVVDEIDGIERIQMVSDTDANGA